In Lacerta agilis isolate rLacAgi1 chromosome 8, rLacAgi1.pri, whole genome shotgun sequence, one genomic interval encodes:
- the LOC117052498 gene encoding sphingolipid delta(4)-desaturase/C4-monooxygenase DES2-like, producing the protein MGNTGSRDDFEWVYTEQPHTSRRKEILAKYPEIKKLMGPDPKMKWVVTLMVLTQILACYLVMGLPWKWVFFWAYAFGGCVNHSMTLAIHDIAHNVPFGNKRARWNRFFGMFANLPIGFPYATSFKKYHVDHHRCLAMDGLDVDVPTEFEGRFFNTPLRKVLWLFLQPLFYVLRPLCINPKPVSKMEVINTAVQMGYNLLIYSLWGFKPLVYMVAGSVLAMGLHPFSGHFIAEHYMYAKGYDTVSYYGPLNWVTFNVGYHMEHHDFPSIPGSRLPLVRKIAPEYYDNLPYHNSWILVLWDFVFKSELGLFSRVKRTSKGDKTL; encoded by the exons ATGGGTAACACCGGGAGCAGAGATGACTTTGAGTGGGTCTACACGGAGCAACCCCACACGAGCAGAAGGAAGGAGATCCTGG CTAAGTACCCGGAGATCAAGAAGCTGATGGGCCCCGATCCCAAAATGAAGTGGGtggtgaccctcatggtcctgACTCAGATTCTCGCCTGCTACCTGGTGATGGGCTTGCCTTGGAAGTGGGTCTTCTTCTGGGCCTACGCCTTTGGGGGCTGCGTCAACCACTCGATGACGCTGGCCATCCACGACATCGCCCACAACGTGCCTTTCGGCAACAAGAGGGCCAGGTGGAACCGCTTCTTCGGCATGTTCGCCAACCTGCCCATCGGCTTCCCCTACGCCACCTCCTTCAAGAAGTACCACGTCGACCACCACCGCTGCCTGGCCATGGATGGGCTGGACGTCGACGTCCCCACCGAGTTCGAGGGGCGGTTCTTCAACACCCCGCTGAGGAAGGTCCTCTGGCTCTTCCTGCAGCCCCTCTTCTACGTCCTGCGGCCACTCTGCATCAACCCCAAGCCTGTCTCCAAGATGGAGGTCATCAACACAGCTGTGCAAATGGGCTATAACCTCCTCATATACAGCTTGTGGGGGTTCAAGCCCCTGGTCTACATGGTCGCCGGTTCCGTCTTGGCCATGGGCCTCCACCCCTTCTCTGGGCACTTCATCGCTGAGCACTACATGTACGCCAAGGGTTACGACACGGTCTCCTACTACGGGCCCCTGAACTGGGTCACCTTCAACGTGGGCTACCACATGGAGCACCACGACTTCCCCAGCATCCCAGGAAGCAGGTTGCCACTG GTGAGGAAAATCGCCCCGGAGTATTACGACAACCTTCCCTACCACAACTCCTGGATCCTTGTGCTTTGggattttgttttcaaaagtgaGCTGGGGCTCTTTTCCCGCGTGAAGAGGACCTCCAAGGGGGACAAGACCTTATGA